The following nucleotide sequence is from Actinomycetota bacterium.
GACCGAGTCGCCGCTCGTGTACACGATCGGGTCACCCGTGGCGAGATGCTCCTCGCCGAGGCGCGCGATGATCTTCGTGCCCGACGCGGGCTCGTTCCCCAGGACCTGATGCCCGATCGCCCGCTCGAACGGCTCCACGATCTCAGGGGGGAATCCGTCGGGATACAGGGGGAAGGGCTCGTCCAGGCGGATGCCCATCATCTCCCAGTGCCCGGTGGTCGTGTCCTTGCCGGCGGAGCGTTCGACGGCCCATCCGTGCGCCGTGCCCGCGTCCGCCCGGGGGGCCACCCCCTCGATGCTCGTGAGCAGGCCGAGACCGAGCGACTCCAGCGCCGGCGCGTGGATGCCGCCGACGGCGCGCGACGTGTTCCCCAGGGTGTCGGAACCCTCGTCTGCATAGGCCGCGGCGTCGGGCGCGCCGCCAACGCCCCAGGAATCGCACACGACGACCAGCACCCTCGGCACGAGGGGTTCGAGGCGAAGCGCCATCGGCTCGCTCACGCGCCGATCCCGTCCTGCTTGCAGTCGATGCAGAGCATCGCCCACGGGAGCGCCTCCAGGCGCTCCGGCGCGATCTCACGGCCACACCGCTCGCACCGGCCGTAGGTGCCGGCATCCATCTTGGCGAGCGCTCCGTCGACGTCACGCAGGTTGGAGCGCAGCGCTCGCGCCACCGAGATCAGGCGCGAGCGCTCCTCGGTGTTGTGAGACCGGTCGGCGAATCCGGAGTCGTCCACGAACGTCACCTCGTCGGAGTCCGGATCGGCCCCGAGGGCGGTGATCTCCTCGCGAAGGTGCGCTCGTTGGTCGTCGAGCGCCGCCCGCAACGAAGCGGTGGTGGACTCATCCATCGTGTGCCTCCTGACGGTGACCGGTCGCGCCGGTCGAGCGAGCGCCTGCCCCTTCGGGTGGCCGCCGCGCTCGAGGGTGCGACGTGTAGTAGACCTCACGCAGGTGCTCCCGGGTGACCAACGTGTAGATCTGCGTGGTGGCCACGCTCGCATGCCCGAGCAGTTCCTGCACGACGCGCACATCGGCGCCCCCCTCCAGCAGGTGCGTCGCGAACGAATGGCGCAGGGTGTGCAACGAGACGTGGCGATCGATGCCGGCCGCACGAGCGG
It contains:
- a CDS encoding TraR/DksA family transcriptional regulator translates to MDESTTASLRAALDDQRAHLREEITALGADPDSDEVTFVDDSGFADRSHNTEERSRLISVARALRSNLRDVDGALAKMDAGTYGRCERCGREIAPERLEALPWAMLCIDCKQDGIGA